The following proteins are encoded in a genomic region of Zea mays cultivar B73 chromosome 9, Zm-B73-REFERENCE-NAM-5.0, whole genome shotgun sequence:
- the LOC103639806 gene encoding probable CCR4-associated factor 1 homolog 11 produces MPMYSKSELIHVPPPPCSRPRYVMAPPLVFTSIGASMNAAVRDVWASNFDEELSNLSAVLPRYPCVCLDTEFPGAVHDSDMPRYMRGPRESYELVKRNVDDLKLLQVGIALSGPAGRFPIAWQFNIRGFDPALHPHAPASIAMLREQGMDFAMLNEFGIDPEDFAAGFRRSGLACGWLTWTAFSGSYDFGYLAKALTGGQPLPDTLDGFLALVRRLFGHSVFDVKHLARCCALRGGLEQVATALGVKRAAGRAHCAGSDSLLTTDVLLLMMDRFFRNVDVLAHAGTIVDLT; encoded by the coding sequence ATGCCGATGTACTCCAAGTCGGAACTCATCCACGTGCCGCCACCGCCATGCAGCCGTCCCCGTTACGTCATGGCGCCACCCCTGGTCTTCACGTCCATCGGCGCGTCGATGAACGCCGCCGTGCGCGACGTTTGGGCCAGCAACTTCGACGAAGAGCTCTCCAACCTATCGGCGGTGCTGCCGCGCTACCCCTGCGTTTGCTTGGACACCGAGTTCCCCGGCGCGGTACACGACTCGGACATGCCGCGGTACATGCGCGGCCCGCGGGAGAGCTACGAGCTGGTGAAGCGAAACGTAGACGACCTCAAGCTGCTGCAGGTCGGGATCGCGCTGTCGGGCCCCGCCGGCCGGTTCCCCATCGCGTGGCAGTTCAACATCCGGGGCTTCGACCCCGCGCTTCACCCGCACGCGCCGGCCTCCATCGCCATGCTCCGCGAGCAGGGGATGGACTTCGCCATGCTGAACGAGTTCGGCATCGACCCCGAAGACTTCGCCGCCGGGTTCCGCCGCAGCGGCCTCGCCTGCGGGTGGCTCACCTGGACCGCCTTCTCGGGCTCGTACGACTTCGGGTACCTCGCCAAGGCGCTCACCGGCGGCCAGCCGCTGCCGGACACGCTGGACGGCTTCCTCGCCCTGGTCCGTCGGCTGTTCGGACACAGTGTGTTCGACGTGAAGCACCTCGCCAGATGCTGCGCCTTGCGCGGGGGGCTGGAACAGGTGGCCACCGCGCTCGGCGTCAAGCGCGCCGCCGGCCGCGCGCACTGCGCCGGCTCCGACAGCCTGCTCACCACCGACGTCCTCCTGCTAATGATGGATCGCTTCTTCAGGAACGTCGATGTGCTCGCGCACGCCGGAACCATCGTAGACCTCACCTAG